A region from the Nitrospira sp. genome encodes:
- a CDS encoding four helix bundle protein, which translates to MKAITSFEDLDVWKVGRQIRSELYALTAGFPKQEQYCLGQQVRTAAISLTANIAEGYGRFHFTDKTVKVCVCIALQVVSLKGKPLIIDDSLRTIW; encoded by the coding sequence ATGAAGGCCATCACGTCCTTTGAAGATCTGGATGTCTGGAAGGTGGGCAGACAGATCAGAAGCGAATTGTATGCTTTGACGGCAGGTTTCCCTAAACAAGAGCAATACTGCTTAGGCCAACAAGTCAGAACGGCTGCAATCTCTCTCACCGCCAACATCGCTGAAGGTTACGGACGATTCCATTTTACTGATAAGACCGTCAAAGTGTGCGTGTGCATTGCTTTACAAGTGGTATCTCTAAAGGGAAAACCGTTGATTATTGATGACTCGCTACGCACTATTTGGTGA
- a CDS encoding ATP-binding cassette domain-containing protein, giving the protein MSNTITIKGAREHNLKNIDVVIPRDKLVVITGLSGSGKSSLAFDTIYAEGQRRYVESLSAYARQFLEQMGKPDVDSIEGLSPAISIEQKSTSHNPRSTVGTVTEIYDYLRLLFARVGRPYCFQCGEEIAAQTVQQMVDAIAGLPEGAKFQILAPIVRGRKGEYRKELLEMRKAGYVRARVNGEIVDLGEDIVLDKQKKHTIEIIVDRLVMKAGDALMRRLADSVETSLKLTGGLVAVLTDNGKTKLYSDKLACIKCGVSYPEVEPRIFSFNSPHGACPACDGIGYAMTPGCPEEEDFTLLDACEVCQGARLKPESLAIKLEKKSIAEVTSLSIRAAAEFFVSLKFTDRELVIAHRILKEIRERLGFLVNVGLDYLTLDRAAATLSGGEGQRIRLATQIGSGLVGVLYILDEPSIGLHQRDNRRLLQTLLRLRDLGNTVVVVEHDAETMMAADHLLDMGPGAGTQGGHVIAQGTPQEVMGNPDSITGQYLRGIQTVSLPKRERKPKGYLSVVNAQKHNLKNVTAKIPLGMLTCVTGVSGSGKSTLVLEVLFHSLSQLLGRPPSPSPLPRGERKIGRALAPAGRGKGEGKPRIDGCKELLGVDALDKVIDIDQSPIGRTPRSNPATYTGLFSFIRDLYSNLPESRVRGYKPGRYSFNVKGGRCEACQGDGLIKIEMHFLPDVYVTCEVCKGQRYNRETMEILHKGKSIADVLNMTVDDAVEFFEHIPFIKRKLETLHDVGLHYVKLGQSATTLSGGEAQRVKLSRELSKRPTGRTMYILDEPTTGLHFADVQRLIDVLDRLVEAGNTVLVIEHNLDVIKNADWVIDLGPEGGDRGGEIVVEGSPREVAKSKRSYTGQVLREAGI; this is encoded by the coding sequence ATGAGCAATACGATCACGATAAAAGGCGCCCGCGAACATAATCTCAAGAATATTGACGTCGTCATTCCGCGCGACAAGCTGGTCGTCATCACCGGCTTGAGCGGATCGGGCAAGTCATCGCTCGCGTTCGACACTATTTACGCCGAAGGGCAGCGGCGTTATGTCGAATCCCTGTCGGCCTACGCCCGGCAGTTCCTGGAGCAGATGGGCAAGCCGGATGTCGATTCGATCGAGGGGCTGTCGCCCGCGATTTCCATCGAGCAGAAGAGCACCAGTCACAACCCGCGCTCAACTGTCGGCACGGTCACGGAGATTTACGATTATCTGCGCCTCTTATTCGCGCGGGTCGGGCGGCCCTACTGTTTTCAATGCGGGGAAGAAATCGCCGCGCAGACCGTCCAGCAGATGGTCGATGCGATTGCCGGTCTTCCCGAAGGCGCGAAGTTTCAGATTCTGGCGCCGATTGTCCGGGGGCGCAAAGGGGAATATCGCAAAGAGCTGCTGGAGATGCGCAAGGCCGGCTATGTGCGGGCGCGCGTGAACGGCGAGATCGTCGATCTCGGCGAGGATATCGTCCTCGATAAACAGAAAAAGCACACGATTGAGATCATCGTCGATCGCCTCGTGATGAAGGCGGGCGATGCGCTCATGCGTCGCCTGGCCGATTCCGTCGAGACCTCGTTGAAACTCACCGGCGGGCTGGTGGCGGTCCTGACCGACAACGGCAAGACCAAGCTCTATAGCGACAAGCTGGCCTGTATCAAGTGCGGCGTGAGCTATCCGGAAGTCGAACCGCGCATTTTCTCCTTCAATAGCCCGCACGGCGCCTGTCCCGCCTGCGACGGCATCGGCTACGCGATGACCCCCGGTTGTCCGGAGGAAGAAGACTTTACGTTATTGGATGCCTGCGAGGTCTGCCAGGGCGCCAGGCTCAAGCCGGAAAGCCTCGCGATCAAGTTGGAGAAGAAATCCATCGCCGAAGTCACGAGTCTGTCGATCCGGGCGGCGGCGGAGTTTTTTGTCTCGCTGAAGTTTACCGATCGTGAGCTGGTCATCGCGCATCGCATTCTGAAAGAGATTCGCGAGCGGCTGGGCTTTCTGGTGAATGTCGGCCTGGACTACCTCACGCTGGATCGGGCAGCTGCCACCTTGTCCGGTGGCGAAGGGCAGCGTATCCGGCTCGCGACGCAAATCGGCTCAGGCCTCGTAGGCGTTCTCTACATTCTTGACGAACCGTCTATCGGGTTGCACCAGCGCGACAACCGTCGGCTCTTGCAGACTCTGCTGCGACTCCGCGATCTCGGCAATACGGTCGTCGTCGTGGAGCATGACGCCGAAACGATGATGGCCGCGGATCATCTGCTCGACATGGGGCCCGGCGCGGGCACGCAAGGCGGCCATGTCATCGCCCAAGGCACGCCGCAAGAGGTAATGGGCAATCCCGATTCCATCACCGGCCAGTATCTGCGCGGCATTCAGACGGTCTCGCTGCCCAAGCGCGAGCGCAAACCGAAGGGCTATCTCTCGGTCGTGAACGCGCAGAAGCACAATCTCAAGAATGTGACGGCGAAGATTCCGTTGGGCATGTTGACCTGCGTGACCGGCGTCTCCGGTTCGGGGAAGAGCACGCTCGTCCTCGAAGTTCTGTTCCATTCGCTGTCGCAGTTACTCGGACGCCCCCCCTCACCTTCTCCTCTCCCCAGAGGGGAGAGGAAAATTGGACGAGCCCTCGCCCCAGCGGGGAGAGGGAAGGGTGAGGGGAAACCCAGGATCGACGGCTGTAAAGAACTTCTCGGTGTCGATGCGCTGGATAAGGTGATCGACATCGATCAATCCCCGATCGGCCGCACGCCGCGATCTAATCCGGCCACCTATACCGGTCTGTTCAGTTTTATCCGGGATCTCTATTCGAATTTACCCGAGTCGCGCGTGCGGGGCTACAAGCCCGGGCGCTACAGTTTCAACGTCAAGGGCGGACGGTGCGAAGCCTGCCAGGGCGACGGGCTCATCAAGATCGAGATGCATTTTCTGCCCGATGTCTATGTGACCTGCGAGGTCTGCAAGGGTCAGCGGTACAACCGCGAGACGATGGAGATTTTGCACAAGGGCAAGAGCATCGCCGACGTGTTGAACATGACCGTCGACGACGCGGTGGAATTCTTCGAGCATATTCCGTTTATCAAACGGAAACTCGAAACCCTGCACGATGTCGGGTTGCACTATGTGAAGCTCGGCCAATCCGCCACGACGCTCTCCGGTGGCGAGGCTCAGCGTGTGAAACTGTCGCGTGAACTCTCGAAGCGGCCCACCGGACGGACCATGTACATTTTGGATGAGCCGACCACCGGCCTCCATTTTGCCGACGTGCAACGGCTGATCGATGTGCTGGATCGATTGGTGGAAGCGGGTAATACGGTCCTCGTCATTGAGCACAATCTCGACGTAATTAAGAACGCCGACTGGGTCATCGATCTCGGTCCAGAGGGCGGCGATCGCGGCGGCGAAATCGTGGTCGAAGGCTCGCCCCGCGAAGTGGCCAAGTCCAAGCGGTCCTATACGGGGCAGGTGCTCCGTGAAGCAGGGATATAG
- a CDS encoding SprT family zinc-dependent metalloprotease yields MTVSRNQDIVYGVVRSRRATADIVVERDGRVIVRAPAELPDEHIEDIIQSKQYWIYKTLAEWRDLNATRVLREYRNGEGFLYLGRSYRLSLVADQEEPLLLKGGRFCLRRDLVDQGEVAAAKSAFRDYFIVRGLERITQRVRYYAPKVGVTPRDIDVRELGHRWASCSPKGNLAFHWKCMMAPPTIIDYIVAHELCHVHCMDHTQAFWNEMDKVMPDYHERKEWLKKNGAAMDV; encoded by the coding sequence ATGACGGTATCGCGTAACCAGGACATCGTCTATGGGGTTGTCAGAAGCCGCCGTGCGACGGCAGATATCGTGGTTGAGCGAGACGGGCGGGTCATCGTACGCGCGCCGGCTGAGCTTCCCGATGAACATATTGAGGATATCATCCAGTCGAAGCAGTACTGGATCTATAAAACGCTTGCGGAGTGGCGCGATCTCAACGCCACGCGGGTCTTGCGCGAGTATCGCAACGGTGAGGGGTTTCTCTATCTCGGCCGCTCCTACCGGCTCTCTCTCGTCGCGGACCAGGAAGAGCCGCTATTGTTAAAGGGTGGACGGTTTTGTCTGCGCCGTGATTTGGTCGATCAGGGTGAAGTGGCCGCCGCGAAATCCGCGTTTCGGGACTACTTCATCGTACGTGGCCTTGAGCGTATCACCCAGCGAGTGCGCTATTACGCGCCAAAGGTCGGGGTGACGCCTCGCGACATCGATGTGCGAGAGCTTGGACACCGGTGGGCTTCTTGCTCACCGAAAGGCAATCTCGCCTTTCATTGGAAGTGCATGATGGCCCCTCCAACTATTATTGACTACATCGTGGCGCACGAACTCTGTCACGTTCATTGCATGGATCACACCCAGGCGTTCTGGAATGAGATGGACAAGGTCATGCCTGACTACCATGAGCGAAAGGAATGGCTGAAGAAGAATGGCGCGGCGATGGATGTGTGA
- a CDS encoding patatin-like phospholipase family protein: MIRILSFSLSLGCLLALSGCFAKIHQLPAHTDQHQPVFAPLPDRGTLVGLAVSGGGSRAATFAAGTLEALANVRFVEEGQERSVLQAVTHMSSVSGGSLATAYYAVKKPAKTEPVFAGQQLSPAYQQFFARFKSDMQKNFQIRALGRQVLNFRVANPTKFAHSFADVWDANFFDEITFAGLYERTRRGDAPQIMLNGTMYNSGRRLVLTTLAPADFAYDFTAELRAKLIAKGLQFTPEGKASFDRSVDRAKNQFLPLTMEEIGGDHRTLPVSLAVATSASFPPVVGPVTYQTAGSSSYTHVGDGGLFDNLGTESLTTLFLNKLNPAHPQTQRGLILVIDTSYPFDEGAADLGRSEKGFDVFIDDPSRIVGIMEERANAYQAMLWHSLRTEGVLLPDYNQLKLIILRHTDAEWTTDDPLPPGCPSGLTPADIKRVIRQIPTLFKIDADCHAPLLFAAAKKVVQKQQDRIVRFLQAAAAIQ; encoded by the coding sequence ATGATACGCATACTCTCATTCAGCCTGAGCCTGGGATGCCTGCTCGCTCTCAGCGGATGCTTCGCCAAAATCCACCAGCTCCCCGCCCATACCGACCAGCACCAGCCGGTCTTTGCCCCGCTACCCGACCGAGGCACACTGGTCGGCCTTGCGGTCTCCGGCGGCGGCAGTCGCGCCGCAACCTTCGCGGCCGGCACACTGGAAGCGCTGGCGAATGTCCGCTTCGTGGAAGAGGGACAGGAACGCAGTGTCCTGCAAGCCGTCACGCACATGTCGAGCGTCTCGGGCGGGAGTTTGGCCACGGCTTACTATGCCGTGAAGAAACCGGCCAAGACCGAACCAGTGTTCGCCGGTCAACAACTGTCTCCCGCCTATCAGCAGTTTTTCGCCCGTTTCAAATCCGACATGCAGAAGAATTTTCAGATCCGGGCACTGGGGCGCCAGGTGCTGAACTTCCGGGTGGCTAACCCAACCAAGTTTGCTCATTCGTTCGCCGACGTCTGGGATGCCAACTTCTTTGACGAGATCACCTTTGCCGGATTGTATGAGCGGACCAGACGAGGGGATGCCCCGCAGATCATGCTGAACGGCACGATGTACAACTCAGGCCGACGGCTGGTGCTGACGACACTGGCCCCGGCGGACTTTGCCTACGATTTCACCGCAGAGTTGCGCGCCAAGCTGATCGCCAAGGGACTCCAATTCACCCCGGAAGGCAAGGCCAGCTTTGACCGAAGCGTGGATCGAGCCAAGAATCAATTCCTGCCACTGACGATGGAAGAAATCGGCGGTGATCACCGCACGCTGCCGGTGTCGCTCGCCGTGGCCACCTCCGCCTCATTTCCTCCGGTAGTCGGACCGGTGACCTATCAGACAGCGGGATCCTCATCGTATACCCACGTCGGCGATGGCGGCCTCTTCGACAACCTCGGCACGGAATCACTGACGACCCTTTTCCTGAACAAATTGAATCCAGCTCACCCGCAAACACAACGCGGGCTGATCCTCGTCATCGATACTTCCTATCCCTTCGATGAGGGGGCGGCCGACCTCGGTAGGAGTGAAAAAGGGTTTGACGTATTTATCGACGATCCTTCCCGGATTGTCGGCATCATGGAAGAACGAGCCAACGCCTATCAGGCGATGCTCTGGCACAGCCTCAGGACAGAAGGCGTCCTGCTCCCCGACTACAATCAGCTCAAACTCATCATCCTCCGGCATACCGACGCCGAGTGGACGACAGACGATCCGCTTCCTCCCGGATGCCCGTCCGGCCTCACCCCCGCGGACATCAAGCGCGTGATTCGGCAGATTCCAACATTGTTTAAGATCGACGCGGATTGTCACGCGCCGCTGCTATTCGCCGCGGCGAAGAAAGTCGTGCAGAAGCAGCAGGACCGGATCGTGAGATTCCTGCAAGCGGCAGCCGCAATCCAATGA
- a CDS encoding ATP-binding protein translates to MAKTKKSVAQEPSKAQDFEGLGVFYLGRPYDMAAKQAKPGWLLYDSKDLVTHAVCVGMTGSGKTGLCLSLLEEAAIDNIPAIIIDPKGDLGNLMLTFPGLKGEDFQPWINEDDARKKGLSPADYAKAQAELWTKGLAGWQQDGARIQRLRDAADVAIYTPGSNAGLPVSILKSFAAPAADVREDAELFRERISTTVTSLLGLLGIEADPIQSREHILLSTILDRTWRNEEDLDLAALIHAIQTPPVTKIGVMDVDSFFPSKDRFALAMKLNNLLAAPGFQSWLEGEALDIQSLLYTPAGKPRLAIFSIAHLNDAERMFFVTLLLSQMVGWMRAQSGTTSLRALLYMDEIFGYFPPVANPPSKLPLMTLLKQARAFGLGVVLATQNPVDLDYKGLANTGTWFIGRLQTERDKARVLEGLEGASSSAGKKFDKGRMEQTLAGLGNRIFLMNNVHEDEPVVFETRWCLSYLRGPLTRTQIKALMDPVRRQASSVKRQTVGMDTSTSSRMTNDGSRLTSVRPIVPPDVPQQFVSLRGSKPEGNELVYAPMLLGSSQIRFSETKSGIDQMQDVTVLAPMSDGAVAVDWDHAVAADLAVADLEQSPESDAQFLPLPASASKAKSYADWSKDFGGWLFRTQKIELFKSPTTKDVSKPGESERDFRVRLQQSGRELRDQAAESLRQKYAPKIAALQDRIRRADQMKAKQQAESRSSQVQAAITVGASILGAFLGRKTISATNIGRATTAIKSAGRVMKESQDVGHAEENVAALQQQLADLEAQFKTESDALAAATDPLNEKLETISIKPTKSNIAVKLVALAWTPQWRDAKGIMTPAWL, encoded by the coding sequence ATGGCAAAAACAAAGAAGTCAGTAGCACAGGAGCCATCAAAGGCGCAGGACTTCGAAGGGCTCGGCGTCTTCTACCTCGGTCGTCCCTATGACATGGCGGCGAAGCAGGCGAAGCCGGGCTGGCTGCTGTACGATTCGAAAGACCTCGTGACCCATGCGGTCTGCGTCGGCATGACCGGCAGCGGCAAGACCGGCCTTTGTCTGTCGCTTCTCGAAGAAGCGGCGATCGACAATATTCCAGCCATCATCATCGACCCCAAGGGCGATCTGGGGAACCTGATGCTCACCTTCCCTGGTCTCAAGGGCGAAGACTTTCAACCCTGGATCAACGAAGACGACGCACGGAAGAAGGGATTGTCGCCGGCCGACTATGCCAAGGCGCAGGCCGAGTTGTGGACGAAGGGGTTGGCGGGCTGGCAGCAGGACGGCGCGCGCATTCAGCGGTTGCGCGATGCGGCCGATGTGGCTATCTACACGCCGGGCAGCAACGCAGGGCTTCCGGTTTCCATTCTGAAGTCCTTCGCCGCGCCGGCCGCTGATGTGCGCGAGGATGCTGAACTGTTCCGCGAACGCATCAGCACCACCGTGACCAGTTTGCTGGGTTTGCTCGGTATCGAAGCCGATCCGATCCAGAGCCGCGAACACATTCTGCTTTCCACGATTCTGGATCGCACCTGGAGGAACGAGGAAGATCTGGATCTTGCCGCGCTCATTCATGCCATTCAAACTCCGCCGGTCACGAAGATCGGCGTAATGGACGTGGATTCCTTCTTCCCCTCGAAGGATCGTTTTGCGCTGGCCATGAAGTTGAATAATCTGCTCGCCGCGCCCGGCTTCCAATCCTGGCTCGAAGGAGAGGCGCTCGATATTCAGTCGCTCCTCTACACACCGGCAGGCAAGCCGCGTCTGGCGATTTTCTCCATCGCGCATCTGAACGACGCCGAACGCATGTTCTTCGTGACGCTCTTACTGAGTCAGATGGTCGGATGGATGCGGGCGCAATCTGGCACGACCAGCCTGCGGGCGCTCCTCTATATGGATGAAATTTTCGGCTATTTCCCGCCGGTGGCGAATCCGCCGTCGAAGCTGCCGCTGATGACCCTGCTCAAGCAGGCCCGCGCGTTCGGACTGGGCGTGGTGCTGGCGACGCAAAATCCCGTCGATCTCGACTACAAAGGCCTCGCCAACACCGGCACCTGGTTCATCGGCCGCTTGCAGACGGAGCGCGACAAGGCGCGGGTGCTCGAGGGATTGGAGGGCGCCTCCTCCAGCGCGGGAAAGAAATTCGACAAGGGGCGCATGGAACAGACGCTTGCAGGCCTCGGCAACCGCATCTTCCTGATGAACAACGTGCATGAAGACGAGCCGGTCGTATTCGAAACCCGCTGGTGCCTGTCATACTTGCGCGGCCCTCTGACGAGAACGCAGATCAAGGCACTCATGGACCCGGTACGGCGTCAAGCGTCAAGTGTCAAGCGTCAAACGGTCGGAATGGATACATCGACTTCTTCACGAATGACGAATGACGGTTCACGTTTGACGTCCGTTCGTCCGATTGTTCCCCCGGACGTGCCGCAGCAGTTTGTGTCGCTGCGTGGGTCCAAGCCGGAGGGGAACGAACTTGTGTATGCCCCGATGCTGTTGGGATCGTCCCAGATCCGCTTCTCCGAGACGAAGAGCGGCATCGACCAGATGCAGGACGTGACGGTGTTAGCGCCCATGAGCGACGGTGCCGTGGCGGTCGATTGGGATCATGCCGTTGCCGCGGATCTGGCTGTCGCGGATCTGGAGCAGTCGCCGGAGAGCGATGCCCAGTTCCTTCCGCTTCCGGCCAGTGCGAGCAAGGCCAAGAGTTACGCCGACTGGAGTAAAGACTTCGGAGGCTGGCTGTTCAGGACTCAGAAGATCGAGCTGTTCAAAAGCCCGACTACGAAAGACGTTTCCAAGCCGGGCGAGTCCGAACGGGATTTCCGCGTGCGGCTCCAACAGTCCGGCCGCGAATTGCGAGATCAGGCGGCCGAGTCGTTGCGCCAGAAATACGCACCCAAGATCGCTGCGTTGCAAGACCGCATCAGGCGAGCCGATCAGATGAAGGCCAAGCAGCAAGCGGAGTCTCGTTCCAGCCAGGTGCAGGCCGCCATCACGGTCGGCGCTTCGATCCTTGGCGCATTCTTGGGTCGGAAGACGATCAGCGCCACGAATATCGGGCGCGCGACGACGGCAATCAAGAGCGCCGGCCGTGTAATGAAAGAGTCGCAGGATGTCGGCCACGCTGAAGAAAACGTGGCGGCGTTGCAGCAACAGTTGGCCGATCTTGAAGCGCAATTCAAAACCGAGAGCGACGCATTGGCCGCCGCGACCGATCCGTTGAACGAAAAGCTCGAGACCATTTCCATCAAGCCCACTAAATCCAATATCGCGGTGAAGCTCGTAGCCCTCGCTTGGACCCCGCAATGGCGGGATGCGAAGGGGATCATGACCCCGGCCTGGTTGTAG
- a CDS encoding ATP-binding protein, with the protein MGETRVDLHHLLEDLRDAYPGALEETILTEVVANALDSGATCLRLTADPASATLTILDDGSGMRRRDLVRYHDLAASTKTRGHGIGFAGVGIKLGLLVCEDVVTETKRGKEHVASLWHLAGRHKAPWKWMPPLGLVADHGTAVRLTLQNALSPLLDEGYLEGALRRQYQPLLEPEFDEILGQHYPKGFRFEVNGRVLARRHAHGTEVSRIAVCPARRRKPTAVGYLARSETPLPDDQRGLAISTFGKVIKRGWDWLGITSAAPDRIAGMIEAPELAAALTLNKGDFVRVGARGALYLGYRKAIQEAVSRQLAQWGDAPASGNQAGRRAMRPLERDLETVLVDLAEEFPLLSSLVEQRAGGQKRLPIGRTSGSLDDGQRFLTASVMSGADALDEAVAPPEAPPETAGGPLSAEEEPGTPPPQPESPPGVAVVPGPKGRSRPAHYGLSIRFESREGDPDLGRLVESTVVINDAHPAYRRAIASRSEGYHIALAVALALARLAVPPAEEHEFVTAFLTHWGEALDRPRRRPRR; encoded by the coding sequence ATGGGCGAAACCCGGGTTGACCTGCATCATCTGCTCGAAGACTTGCGCGACGCCTACCCCGGCGCGCTCGAAGAAACCATTCTCACCGAAGTAGTCGCCAATGCGCTGGACTCCGGCGCCACCTGCCTGCGTCTCACGGCGGACCCGGCTTCGGCGACGCTGACCATCCTGGACGACGGCTCCGGCATGAGGCGCCGGGATCTGGTCCGGTACCACGACCTGGCCGCCAGCACGAAAACGCGCGGCCACGGCATCGGCTTCGCCGGGGTCGGGATCAAACTCGGCCTGCTGGTGTGCGAAGACGTCGTCACTGAAACGAAGCGCGGCAAGGAACATGTCGCGAGCCTGTGGCATCTGGCCGGGCGCCACAAGGCGCCGTGGAAATGGATGCCTCCATTGGGCTTGGTGGCCGATCATGGCACGGCGGTGCGGCTCACGCTGCAGAACGCGCTTTCGCCGCTGCTGGACGAGGGCTATCTTGAGGGCGCGCTGCGCCGCCAGTACCAGCCGCTGCTGGAGCCGGAGTTCGACGAGATCCTCGGGCAGCATTATCCGAAGGGGTTCCGATTCGAGGTCAATGGCCGGGTCCTGGCTCGCCGGCATGCGCATGGCACGGAGGTGTCGCGAATTGCCGTGTGTCCGGCGCGCAGGCGCAAGCCGACGGCGGTCGGCTATCTGGCCCGAAGCGAGACGCCCTTGCCGGATGACCAGCGCGGCCTGGCGATCAGCACCTTCGGCAAGGTCATCAAGCGCGGGTGGGATTGGCTCGGAATCACATCGGCTGCTCCGGACAGAATAGCCGGGATGATCGAGGCCCCGGAGTTGGCCGCCGCGCTCACCCTCAACAAGGGAGACTTCGTCCGGGTCGGCGCGCGGGGGGCGCTGTATCTGGGCTATCGCAAGGCAATTCAGGAAGCCGTCTCGCGGCAACTGGCCCAGTGGGGAGATGCTCCCGCCAGCGGCAACCAGGCCGGCCGCCGCGCGATGCGACCGCTGGAGCGCGATTTGGAAACCGTGCTGGTGGACCTGGCCGAAGAATTTCCGTTGCTCTCGTCGCTGGTCGAGCAGCGAGCCGGCGGTCAGAAGCGATTGCCCATCGGACGAACATCGGGTTCGCTCGATGATGGGCAGAGGTTCCTCACGGCGTCCGTCATGAGCGGCGCCGATGCCCTCGATGAAGCGGTCGCTCCTCCCGAAGCGCCGCCGGAAACGGCCGGGGGGCCGCTTTCGGCCGAAGAAGAGCCGGGAACGCCGCCCCCTCAACCGGAATCTCCGCCCGGCGTCGCTGTCGTGCCGGGACCGAAAGGTCGGTCGCGGCCGGCCCACTATGGGCTCAGCATCCGGTTCGAGTCGCGCGAAGGAGATCCGGATCTCGGCCGCCTTGTCGAATCCACCGTGGTCATCAACGACGCCCATCCCGCCTATCGCCGCGCCATCGCGTCCCGCTCGGAGGGGTATCACATCGCCTTGGCGGTTGCGTTGGCCCTGGCCCGCCTGGCCGTACCGCCGGCCGAAGAACATGAGTTTGTGACGGCCTTCCTGACCCATTGGGGCGAAGCCCTCGACCGGCCGCGCCGCAGGCCCCGCAGGTGA